Proteins found in one Drosophila busckii strain San Diego stock center, stock number 13000-0081.31 chromosome 2R, ASM1175060v1, whole genome shotgun sequence genomic segment:
- the LOC108597196 gene encoding uncharacterized protein LOC108597196 isoform X7: protein METVVAFNNELSGLYDSRPPISKAKMAAITKSAMRAIKFYKHVVQSVEKFILKCKSEYKVPGLYVIDSIVRQSRHQYGTEKDVFAPRFQRNLPETFANLFRCAPEDKSRIIRVLNLWQKNNVFKSEVIQPIFDLADPNHPIYHQMMAANNAGAGPSGSGGGHNMSDISGGNAANGLNASGLSNLDLSAAEDKMGGAMPDLSLSHEKCSSSSRRHMEQHYMKRSHQHNISMSMSASSSKRESRFENSNSSKSHHHKYSKSTHDLDYDMRDFIDEDDGDMGDDHHFMGDDSPPGSTNLLDNNNLKQLLNDPNVLRQLQTLQNFQKFKQEENQKLRYQDDALQQHLQNVLKGTAGMPPGMVMNMHNDGTDMNKDVEFISEQQPIECAARRCGWVISLSWYAKKSCQILLVNMAIS, encoded by the exons ATGGAAACGGTTGTCGCCTTCAATAATGAG CTCTCCGGGCTCTACGACAGCCGGCCGCCGATATCCAAGGCGAAAATGGCCGCCATCACTAAGTCGGCAATgcgtgcaattaaattttacaaacaTGTCGTGCAGAGTGTCGAAAAGTTTATACTTAAATGCAAGTCAGAGTACAAAGTGCCGGGCTTGTATGTCATCGATTCAATAGTGCGCCAGTCGCGGCACCAATACGGAACGGAGAAAGATGTGTTTGCACCCCGCTTCCAGCGCAATCTACCGGAAACCTTTGCCAATCTGTTTCGTTGTGCACCCGAGGATAAAAGTCGCATTATACGTGTGCTTAATCTGTGGCAGAAAAACAATGTCTTCAAATCAGAAGTCATACAGCCCATATTCGACTTGGCAGATCCCAATCATCCTATTTACCATCAAATGATGGCAGCCAACAATGCTGGTGCAGGTCCCAGCGGAAGCGGTGGCGGTCATAACATGTCTGACATTTCTGGTGGCAACGCAGCTAATGGTCTGAATGCCTCTGGTTTAAGTAACTTGGATCTAAGCGCAGCAGAAGATAAGATGGGTGGTGCTATGCCAGATCTATCG CTTAGCCATGAAAaatgctccagctccagtcgGCGGCACATGGAGCAACATTATATGAAACGTTCGCATCAACATAATATTAGCATGTCTATGTCAGCTTCCAGttcaaagagagagagtcgTTTtgagaacagcaacagcagcaaatctCATCACCATAAGTACAGCAAGAGTACACATGATCTAGACTATGACATGCGTGACTTTATAGACGAAGACGACGGAGATATGGGAGATGATCATCACTTTATGGGCGATGATAGTCCACCAGgctcaacaaatttgttagaC aacaacaacttgaagcagctgctaaatGATCCCAATGTGCTGCGTCAACTGCAAACattgcaaaattttcaaaagttCAAGCAGGAGGAAAACCAAAAACTACGCTATCAGGATGACGCACTGCAGCAACACTTGCAAAATGTGCTCAAG GGTACAGCAGGAATGCCGCCGGGCATGGTCATGAATATGCACAATGATGGGACGGACATGAACAAGGATGTGGAGTTTATAtcggagcagcagccaattgaG TGTGCAGCACGACGCTGTGGGTGGGTCATCTCTCTAAGCTGGTATGCCAAGAAGAGTTGTCAGATACTTTTGGTGAATATGGCGATATCGTGA
- the LOC108597196 gene encoding uncharacterized protein LOC108597196 isoform X6, which translates to METVVAFNNELSGLYDSRPPISKAKMAAITKSAMRAIKFYKHVVQSVEKFILKCKSEYKVPGLYVIDSIVRQSRHQYGTEKDVFAPRFQRNLPETFANLFRCAPEDKSRIIRVLNLWQKNNVFKSEVIQPIFDLADPNHPIYHQMMAANNAGAGPSGSGGGHNMSDISGGNAANGLNASGLSNLDLSAAEDKMGGAMPDLSVRQPVALALCAHSQLSHEKCSSSSRRHMEQHYMKRSHQHNISMSMSASSSKRESRFENSNSSKSHHHKYSKSTHDLDYDMRDFIDEDDGDMGDDHHFMGDDSPPGSTNLLDNNNLKQLLNDPNVLRQLQTLQNFQKFKQEENQKLRYQDDALQQHLQNVLKGTAGMPPGMVMNMHNDGTDMNKDVEFISEQQPIECAARRCGWVISLSWYAKKSCQILLVNMAIS; encoded by the exons ATGGAAACGGTTGTCGCCTTCAATAATGAG CTCTCCGGGCTCTACGACAGCCGGCCGCCGATATCCAAGGCGAAAATGGCCGCCATCACTAAGTCGGCAATgcgtgcaattaaattttacaaacaTGTCGTGCAGAGTGTCGAAAAGTTTATACTTAAATGCAAGTCAGAGTACAAAGTGCCGGGCTTGTATGTCATCGATTCAATAGTGCGCCAGTCGCGGCACCAATACGGAACGGAGAAAGATGTGTTTGCACCCCGCTTCCAGCGCAATCTACCGGAAACCTTTGCCAATCTGTTTCGTTGTGCACCCGAGGATAAAAGTCGCATTATACGTGTGCTTAATCTGTGGCAGAAAAACAATGTCTTCAAATCAGAAGTCATACAGCCCATATTCGACTTGGCAGATCCCAATCATCCTATTTACCATCAAATGATGGCAGCCAACAATGCTGGTGCAGGTCCCAGCGGAAGCGGTGGCGGTCATAACATGTCTGACATTTCTGGTGGCAACGCAGCTAATGGTCTGAATGCCTCTGGTTTAAGTAACTTGGATCTAAGCGCAGCAGAAGATAAGATGGGTGGTGCTATGCCAGATCTATCGGTGAGACAGCCCGTAGCTTTAGCATTG TGCGCCCACTCACAGCTTAGCCATGAAAaatgctccagctccagtcgGCGGCACATGGAGCAACATTATATGAAACGTTCGCATCAACATAATATTAGCATGTCTATGTCAGCTTCCAGttcaaagagagagagtcgTTTtgagaacagcaacagcagcaaatctCATCACCATAAGTACAGCAAGAGTACACATGATCTAGACTATGACATGCGTGACTTTATAGACGAAGACGACGGAGATATGGGAGATGATCATCACTTTATGGGCGATGATAGTCCACCAGgctcaacaaatttgttagaC aacaacaacttgaagcagctgctaaatGATCCCAATGTGCTGCGTCAACTGCAAACattgcaaaattttcaaaagttCAAGCAGGAGGAAAACCAAAAACTACGCTATCAGGATGACGCACTGCAGCAACACTTGCAAAATGTGCTCAAG GGTACAGCAGGAATGCCGCCGGGCATGGTCATGAATATGCACAATGATGGGACGGACATGAACAAGGATGTGGAGTTTATAtcggagcagcagccaattgaG TGTGCAGCACGACGCTGTGGGTGGGTCATCTCTCTAAGCTGGTATGCCAAGAAGAGTTGTCAGATACTTTTGGTGAATATGGCGATATCGTGA